Part of the Phocoena sinus isolate mPhoSin1 chromosome 17, mPhoSin1.pri, whole genome shotgun sequence genome is shown below.
ACATCTTTATTCACTCCCCTGCGCTTTGCCAGAACCAGGGGTGTAGCACCTTGATGATTGCTAAAAAgttcataaaaataaagaggttATATTATACTGTTAGTAGCCATTTGTTTAGATCTCAGTGAGGAAGGCATGGGCCCTATTAACTCGAAATTAAAACCCAGAGCAGAACCAGCCGTTGAGGTGGAACCTGAATTTTgagttaacctttttttttttccttttagagaaaaaggaaaaaaaaaatatacaggcAAGAGTagataaatgagaataaataaaagaaaaggagggcATCTTCCTAGAAATTAATTGGAAAATTCTAGATTCATCCTTATCtgacatttatatatttcatgagaagtgtgtatatattttttaaatgtctaagaattaaacaaacaacaaaaaaaaacacccacgCTCAAAAGCAATCAAATAAGCTGCTTTGGTTCACCTAGCTATTTAACAACAGGAGAGAGCCCAAGTAACACTGAATCCTATAGTTAATTCCCACCACATCTTGTTCTGTAGCAGCAGAACCACTTACTGTCTTATTCAAATTTAGGGACACTAGAGCACCAATAAATTAGGGCAACATGAAACTGTGGCTTAAAGGTCAAGGTCACTTTTTAAAGTGGCCTGATCTTTCCCACTCAAGAGATGGAATcactaaaacaaaccaaaaaaaccactaCTTCAAATTGTTCAGTATCAAAAGGACTGTGAGCACCCCAGAGAGATTAGGAAGCTAGCATGGTATATTATAGGACAGAAGGCAAACAAGCTTTGGAATCAGGTGGAACGAGGTTCAgattccagctgtgtgacctttgttAAGTCATTTAACTCAGAATGCTTGTCTCAATtatttcatctatgaaatgaatACCTACCTTAAGAGTTATtcattctgaggattaaatgagctaaacaCAGTATGTGCAGTGCCCAGGCTGTAACAGATTGTCGACAAGTGCCCTTGTCTTACAATACACAATTAATTAGTAGCAGAACCTAGCCACTATTTTCATAGAAAGACATACACTGCTTCAGCATAAACCTAGAAGTCAGCCTCTTGTTCCCTCACTCATTGTCCTCAATACCCTTCTGAACTTGCTGTGCTCAATCGGTGAGGAAACAAAATCAACGGACTCCAAGATTAGATCATTGGTTGACAGACTAATGGGAAGAAGTGACAAGACTTCAAAAACCACAGAACTTACCAAATATCAATTTTGAGTCCATTGGAAACTAAGAATTGAATGGTATCCACGTGGCCACAGAGATGAAGAGCTGTGTTTCCCTGATAATCTGTGGCCAGGAGATCAGCACCAAATTTATGTAATAACTGGCAGATGTCTACATTCCCTCGGGCTGCTGCGAGGTGAaggcctgtcctgcccctggtgTCACGAATATTTGGGTCAAAGCCACTTTCCAAAAGCCTCTTGGAGTAGTTAAAGTCTCCATCGATACAGGCTTGTAGCAGGGGCACGTTAGTCTGAGAAGAATCATTCACAAAAACGTAGGACATTGTTCAGATGTGGTGACGGAATGTGCCTGTAATGAAATACGAGGTGAACAAGATTCAGGGAAGCCAACTAAATCAAGACAATGAAGTCATTTAGAAAAgcgctatttctttttcttcttggcctCCTGCCTCTAATAAATTACCTCAccaaacagaaacaacaacagAGTTAtcaattactattattttattttccattaaaatgtctcatttttctcatatcTGTTGAATCAAAATTGCAATTAAATTACCATAAAGCCATACTTAACTTTTCATCATATAAaaacactgagatttttttttttttggccgcgccacgcgGCAcgtgggtcttagttccccaaccagggatcaaacctgcattccctgcattggaagcatggagtgttaaccactggacggccagggaagtccctggattgagatatttttaaagtgaagcaAAATATAagtgcttagggcttccctggtggcgcagtggttgagagtccgcctgccgatgcaggggacacgggttcatggcctggtccgggaagatcccacatgccgcagagcggctgggcccgtgagccatggccgctgagcctgtgcgtccagagcctgtgctccgcaacgggagaggccacaacagtgagaggcctgcgtacagcaaaaaaaaaaaaaaaaaaaaaagatataagtgCTTAGATTTAAGTTTATTACATCATCAGAAGACAAAGACAGCATGTTCCTTAAACTTCATAAAACTACCTATAcacgcatatacacacacacaaacgctaCTACTGGTAGAGAttcttatttaaaacaaagtaattctctttcatatatttgctttttattgtaTTTGAGATATTCTATATGGTAAAACAGAATTATCAGCTCAAAAGTTAACTAGATCATCATGAAAAAAGCAATAACTTAATTCACACTCAATAAGGACCTGCTAAATGTTGTGTTTAGAGCACAAACTTCAAATTtttcatagaaagagaaaagctAAGGAAGGCaacaaactaaatttaaaaactggaagtATCATGAAATTAAGGATTCTGTCCTTTTTACAGTATTGATCCTATTCTGCTTTGTTCTGTGGTTATCTAAATATCTGATTTTGCCAAACTCCCACTGTCTTAAGATGGAGAGATGAGGAAAAACAGGTCTCTGTGGGGATGCAGAGGCAGGACAAAGGCAGCAATCCCAGCGGTGTCCATGCTAATACTTCACCCATCTGAGTAGCCTCGGTTCACCAGTAGGTGTTTCCACACATCCTTCATTGATACTTCCCTGCCCTCAGCAATCTCTTGGTCTCTcagtgcgtgcgtgtgtgcgtgtggggGTGTGTCTCCACCCCACCTGCAATTGTCCTTTCCTTGGttcatttaagaaaaagttaaagcCTGACAAAAGAAACTTTACTAAGaagttaaagagaaaacaaaccaaaacaagaaaacacaaagGCAGAGACCGATGTGTTCGTTAAGATGGCTCCCTTACTCTAAGGTTAAAAAAGCTTAGTCACACATGAGCTTGGCTTATAATTTATCAGGCAAAGTCTTCCTGGAACACAGATGGAACTGGATGCTAGATCAATCTATTGTGCCTAACCTCCCGGGGATTTAGGAAAGCCTGGCTCTGGAGTTCGGTGAGATTCTTGGCCCCCACTCCTTTTAGCCTGGTTTCCAGCAGAGCCACTGTCCCTCTATTCCTGGGCCACCTTAAGCTCTGCTGCTGCCATGCGTGCAAGGGGGAAACATTAACACAGACTGAGAGCCTGTTCCGAGCCAGGCACTGCATTAAGGGGtcttaatgaattttatttaatctttctaacaAGTCCATAGTAAGATTTATTATACCTGAATTTTATTTAGTAAGGAGTCATTGAAGGATTTCAAGTCAAGGAAATGGCATGGTCTTAGTATATTAGTCTTTCAGAAAGATGACTTTCTGGCAATACAGAGAGGTTAGTTTGGAGAGGGTCAAGATTGGAGACAGGGAGATCAATCAGTGTCATTGTAGAGATCCAGGCAAGAAATGATGATAGCCTGATCTAAGGCAGTGGCAGAGAGAAGGGGGCATACTGGAGAGCGATACACTAGATAGCATGAACACAACTCAATGACCTGTTGGATATAAAGGGTGAGAAGGAGCTGTTAAGGATAATGCTAAATAATGGGAAAATATGTTTATGATTAAGAGTTACAGGGATCAAGATAAGATAAACCTCAGATTATGACACTATataatgctttttaaagaaattaacccAATGGGAAGACGTTTCTCAAAAAAACAGTCAAGAATTCTCTTTCAAGGGTAATCTCCCTATTTTCCCCTACAGTAGTCATTGGATTGGACCATAAAAAAGACAGAGGTATcacaagcttttaaaaaattaaaataccacatATCAAGTGCTTTTCAAGAGGTACCATGTTTCGGTTAAATTTTCTAAGAATAGATAATGAAAAACAATCTACTTGGTATTTTTGGTTCAAACAGTTAAGAATTCTTGTGGTTTGCAGACTGGGATTCTTTCGAATATCAGCTCAGTAAAAAGGACAAGTCtttcttgtctattttttaaGTGAGAATAAGCATGgtttattttgtgatttctttgtgCCCTTGAGAAACTACTAACCTCCAAATTTAATAAGCCCAATGATAGATAACATTTTTCATCTTGACTATAGAACTGAATCTGCCCAAAAGCAAGGCCACAGTTCACTGAAGCTTTCACATGTTGTGAGGGAGTCCACAGTAGAAAATACTCACGTAAGCCTTAAGATTAGATCTTTCTCTTCGTGGTCCCACGGCAGTTTCTCTGAATCCTTAAGAAGGTTCAACAGACTATCCAGAAATGTGCCAGCAAGGAtctataataaatagaaaattcagtTATAACAAAGATGTGGTGTGAAAAAGGACTTGCTATTCTACTAAACATAGACAAGGTACAGGGACCTGTAGATATTTTCCAGAAAATCTATGGGTAAGGCATCAACTTATGAGGCTACTAAAGTCAATGACGAGTAATAAAGTggtgaaaagaggaaagaagggctTAATAAGGAGAAGCTCTGTTGCCCACTAACAAGAAAGCACGgtcagaaagatgaaagaaagagagtCAGATTATGTTACCATCAATAGAGGAGAAACTGCACTCTGAAAATTCACTCTAACTTACCAGAATTTGGAATGCATATTTTTCCCATTATAAATGGTGGCTACATCTCAGGTTAGCCCACTAAagcaattttagaaataaaatgctaTTTGCAGTGGgggaataaattaaaaacaaccaaTACTTGTGTTTAAACCAAACAGGtacatttagggaaaaaaaaatgtctaatcTGTCTTGAATACTGGTACTTCAATCTCCTCCTGAGATTGTCCAACTaccttttcttttcagtgtgaAAGAAAACTGGCTCAAATCTATCTGCAGTCTTTTCCACATGCCTGACCCCACCCCTCCTGCATCTCGGTGCAGCCCCACACTCACACTTTCACTGGGACCCCCCTCAGGTTTCCCCTTAGAGCACTGACAGACATCTGAAGAGTCCCCCGTCAGTCTCACTGCACTCTTCTCTTGAAGGAACGTGGAAGCGAGAGGGTCATGGACAGGCAGCGTGGACCACAAAAAATCAATAGTAATTTGTTaggcaaatatttactgtgtgcccAAAATGTTCCAGATAATATGCTAAGTGGTAAATTTGGGATATAAAGTCTAAATCCCAAATTTATAGTTCCAGCTGAAATTCATGACTTTTACTAGTCATTTACGCTGTCATCAAGTCCCTTTAAATAAACTTATAGGGAATAATCAATGGCATTTTATAAAGCTCCATTTACCATACGTATGTCAGGTTGTATCGTAAGGGCTATCAGTGTGAGGTTGGAAGTGAAGACAAATTACATGTGAGGACCAGTCCCACAACAGTTCAGCAAATATCACGATGACATGATTATACGCAAAACATCCAACCCTCTTCAACTGTTCCCTATATTTCTGCAAGTCTGTAATACCAGTTTAGACAGATTTCATTATCACTGAGCCACTTAATTGATTTCCCTGAACAAACAGTCTGTGTTCACCCAAAGCCtactattttccttttatgtccTGCTCACTAGAGCTGAGCCTTCATGACTAAAGtctaatatattaatttaagatGTGACTTTTTCAATGTTAAAATGGTACAGGGGTTTATTCTGAAGATAGTAGGATTTATATTATGAAAAGGACAAGTATAGCTGTTTATTTGGAGATAGAATTATCGATTATATAGTTATGTGCCCCCAAAGTAATCCTAATGTTTCCTTAAATCCATAAGAAAGACCATTTTCTGCCAGTTTCTTTTGATATGACAAGGTCACATAAGAAAATAAACgatcatcgggcttccctggtggcgcagtggttgagaatctgcctgctgatgcaggggacacgggttcgagccctggtctgggaggatcccacatgccgcagagcggctgggcccatgagccacaactactgagcctgcgcgtctggagcctgtgctccgcaacaagaaaggccgcgatagtgagaggcccgtgcactgcgatgaagagtggcccccgcttgccacaactagagaaagccctcgcacagaaacgaagacccaacacagcaaaaattaattaattaattaataaactgaaggtgCCTTGTAGGCacagactatttaaaaaaaaaaaaaaaaaaaaaaagaaaataaacgaTCAAATTACAAATTTATGTGATTTCAAACTTAATGCTATATAAATGCATTAGACCTAATTACTAGAAACCTGCCAAGAAAATGCTGAAGACCCTAAATATACCACTAGAAAGCTACTGATAGATTCCccaagaaataatagaaatgaataaaaatcggGACACGTTAACTATTGTCCAAAGGGTGAAGAGgactaaagattttttaaattaaaccttttattttgagataattgtacaTTCAAATTCAGTTGTAAGAAAcaatacagagagatcctgtgtacctttcacccagtttcccctgatGGTAACACAGAGTAAAAcaacaaccaggatattgacattgatactgtcaggatacagaatatttccagcCCCACCAGGATCTTTGCCCTCTTACAGCCACACCTACTCCCCTCCTGCCCCTACCTCTCCTTATCCCCTGGAAACCACTACTGTCTTCCATTActataattctgtcatttctaGAGTGTTACATAAATAGAgccatacagtatgtaacctttgaggtttttttttttcactcaacataattctctggagatttatCTGGGTTGTTATCTGTATCAACAGTTTGTTTCTCTtctactgctgagtagtattccaaggtatggatgtaccacagtttaactgtctacctactgaaggacatctgatTATCTCCAGTTTTGGGGCATTATGTTAAGGCTTCTAAAAACATTCaggtacatatttttatattaagtcttcatttctctgggataaatggcCAGGAGTGCAATGTCTGGGTCATAGAGAGGCCTAAAGATTTTGATGAAAAGATTGTTGAGTGTAAATGTGCTCATCTTCTccatgaagaaaggaaggaaggaag
Proteins encoded:
- the ANKRD46 gene encoding ankyrin repeat domain-containing protein 46 isoform X2; its protein translation is MSYVFVNDSSQTNVPLLQACIDGDFNYSKRLLESGFDPNIRDTRGRTGLHLAAARGNVDICQLLHKFGADLLATDYQGNTALHLCGHVDTIQFLVSNGLKIDICNHQGATPLVLAKRRGVNKDVIRLLESLEEQEVKGFNRGTHSKLETMQTAESESAMESHSLLNPNLQQASLLQPNLPGSTDEKDLLYTPVSRGQTPGPSAWELSR
- the ANKRD46 gene encoding ankyrin repeat domain-containing protein 46 isoform X1, yielding MSYVFVNDSSQTNVPLLQACIDGDFNYSKRLLESGFDPNIRDTRGRTGLHLAAARGNVDICQLLHKFGADLLATDYQGNTALHLCGHVDTIQFLVSNGLKIDICNHQGATPLVLAKRRGVNKDVIRLLESLEEQEVKGFNRGTHSKLETMQTAESESAMESHSLLNPNLQQGEGVLSSFRTTWQEFVEDLGFWRVLLLIFVIALLSLGIAYYVSGVLPFVENQPELVH